Proteins from a genomic interval of Pararge aegeria chromosome 26, ilParAegt1.1, whole genome shotgun sequence:
- the LOC120635027 gene encoding uncharacterized protein LOC120635027 yields the protein MAPSDEIQVQIDPPSSADATPKPAPTSKRHLLPDLPATADEIVDLTSLSRVVTLLAKITIEAITDGRSVTASKKRIVIRAAEETQKAITRYERLASPMRVNVGAPLTNATHAINSTNLANASPAALNLMCSATLASDPKDDLRQELVTCVSEVRKLRGDLATAAYKTLRAPASAAAASYALMAGRPTPAHSTTPHPTPYASRTMTSPPPPLTPSTKPALVITTKTPVTTRQEAVEAFRKSISFREAKYAPSKVSPLSNNKLRVEFDSIRDCEDALRRLRDSPTARVTAEPDRKLRPMIILKGISVDVSSDDLVNVVLGQNTELETYTHEDIKLKFKRSNHNKNLYNAVLVVSPQLFRAAVQMGRVRVDHQRVHAEEFSPFVQCHHCLQFGHVRKHCGSEQRRCAHCAEATHVDTDCPVRENPHATPKCYNCAASNVKFGNTHDTAHRATSSSCTILANMRQKILNNIDYGYTH from the exons ATGGCACCCTCGGATGAGATCCAAGTACAAATTGACCCCCCATCATCAGCTGACGCCACACCTAAGCCAGCGCCTACCTCTAAAC GTCACTTGCTCCCTGACCTCCCTGCGACTGCGGATGAAATTGTCGACCTAACCTCACTTTCAAGAGTGGTGACACTACTCGCGAAAATTACTATCGAGGCAATCACTGATGGAAGAAGCGTCACCGCCTCGAAAAAAAGGATAGTAATTCGCGCTGCGGAGGAGACTCAGAAGGCCATTACAAGATACGAGCGGCTCGCATCGCCTATGAGGGTGAATGTTGGCGCACCATTAACCAACGCAACCCACGCTATCAATTCGACCAATTTAGCTAACGCTTCACCCGCTGCCTTGAACCTAATGTGCTCAGCGACCCTGGCCAGCGACCCAAAAGACGACCTCCGACAAGAACTCGTAACGTGCGTCTCCGAGGTTAGGAAGCTGCGTGGCGACCTCGCCACTGCCGCCTACAAAACACTCCGTGCTCCTGCTTCTGCTGCGGCGGCGTCATATGCGCTGATGGCAGGGCGTCCCACCCCAGCGCATTCAACCACCCCTCATCCGACGCCCTACGCATCTCGCACCATGACTTCACCCCCGCCCCCACTGACACCGTCGACAAAGCCAGCACTCGTTATTACTACAAAGACGCCAGTAACAACCCGACAGGAAGCTGTCGAAGCTTTCAGGAAGAGCATCAGCTTCCGGGAGGCCAAGTATGCGCCCTCTAAAGTGTCGCCACTGTCTAACAACAAACTCAGGGTGGAGTTTGACTCTATCCGGGACTGCGAGGACGCCCTGAGGCGCCTGCGCGATTCTCCAACGGCTCGGGTAACAGCAGAACCAGACCGAAAACTAAGGCccatgataattttaaaaggtaTTTCCGTAGACGTATCGTCGGACGATCTGGTGAATGTTGTTCTCGGACAAAACACAGAGTTAGAAACATATACACACGAAGACATAAAACTTAAATTCAAAAGAAGCAACCACAATAAAAACCTGTATAACGCCGTCCTCGTAGTGAGCCCACAGCTGTTCCGAGCTGCGGTACAAATGGGAAGGGTTCGCGTCGATCACCAAAGGGTACACGCGGAGGAGTTCTCCCCATTCGTACAGTGCCACCATTGCCTACAGTTTGGCCACGTGCGTAAGCACTGCGGCTCGGAGCAGAGGCGCTGTGCTCACTGCGCCGAGGCCACGCACGTAGATACCGACTGCCCAGTGCGGGAGAATCCGCATGCAACCCCCAAGTGCTATAACTGTGCCGCCAGCAACGTTAAATTTGGCAACACCCACGACACCGCACACCGGGCAACATCCAGCTCCTGCACGATACTTGCTAACATGAGACAAAAAATTCTTAATAACATTGACTATGGATACACACACTAA
- the LOC120635026 gene encoding uncharacterized protein LOC120635026: MPLDLKVREVCLIENTRFTGATEYLPDDISLERPTPPHLMLHPAERLTFPAQFLVSQDEVERYQSELPTHANHIFTDGSKQEDGTVGAAFVSYCRGRIVANRKYKLHNCCSVFQAELFALLRACSWAATLCDTHTYIYTDSRSAIKAIQDRSNTHPLVADIHRTVHASSGTVQFAWVRSHVGIEGNEAADAAAKTRPVSTRPRLTVTTRYLL, encoded by the coding sequence ATGCCACTCGACCTCAAGGTGCGAGAGGTGTGCCTTATCGAGAACACTAGATTTACTGGCGCGACAGAGTATCTCCCAGATGACATAAGTCTTGAAAGACCTACCCCTCCCCACCTTATGCTTCACCCTGCTGAACGTCTTACGTTCCCGGCGCAGTTCCTGGTGAGCCAAGATGAGGTGGAGCGGTACCAATCCGAGCTGCCGACGCATGCAAACCATATATTCACGGATGGCAGTAAGCAAGAAGACGGCACAGTCGGGGCAGCCTTCGTCAGCTACTGCCGGGGACGCATAGTCGCCAACAGGAAGTACAAGCTGCACAATTGCTGTTCGGTTTTCCAGGCCGAGCTCTTTGCCTTACTGCGCGCTTGCTCATGGGCTGCCACACTCTGCGACACCCATACTTATATCTACACAGACTCCCGCTCCGCCATAAAAGCCATCCAGGATCGCAGCAATACACACCCTCTGGTCGCGGACATCCATCGAACAGTGCATGCGAGCTCTGGAACCGTACAATTTGCTTGGGTCCGGAGTCACGTGGGCATAGAAGGTAACGAGGCGGCCGATGCCGCAGCCAAAACGCGGCCGGTCTCCACAAGGCCCCGGCTTACTGTCACTACCCGATATCTTTTGTGA